The following proteins are encoded in a genomic region of Pseudomonas sp. Os17:
- a CDS encoding primosomal protein N': protein MPDAILRLALPSPLRRLFDYRAPAGVLRAQLHPGMRLRVPFGRREMIGILVEVADHSEVPADKLKPALALLDPTPPLPPALFKLCLWTAQYYQHSLGDTLSWALPVLLRQGELAEARQERFWSIAPGARLDDPRIARAPRQREALATLAQHPHGVPHALLSKLMLSKDSLDLLLAKDLVQVEVRKHAPGVRHEHWLAQPELPLNSEQRAAYEAIRAGFDSYHAFLLAGVTGSGKTEVYLQLIRETLEAGKQALVLIPEINLGPQTLARFEQRFNARIALLHSAVNDRERLDAWLAARDGEADIIIGTRSALFTPMKNPGLIIIDEEHDGSYKQQEGLRYHARDLALVRARQEDIPIVLGSATPSLESLHNAYTGRYGLLRLNERAGGAKQPRFLRLDVKSRPLDSGISGPMQQAIGQTLAAGQQVLVFLNRRGFAPTLLCHDCGWMSECQRCDARMTVHQRSGELRCHHCGHVERVPRHCPQCGKVDLRPVGAGTERAEERLGILFPDYPVLRVDRDSTSRKDAMNQLFATIQKGHPCILVGTQMLAKGHHFPRVTLVSILDADGGLFSGDFRASERMAQLIVQVAGRAGRAEEPGKVIIQTHLADHPLLVQLTEQGYFAFAEQALSERRAAGLPPFAHLALLRAEAHKPGQAEGFLDEACSEAERLLAEQNLGGIELLGPVPAPMERRAGRYRAQLLLQANARAPLHRLLSSWLLVLEQMPSGRQVRWSLDVDPVDLY, encoded by the coding sequence GTGCCCGACGCCATTCTGCGCCTCGCCCTGCCTTCGCCTCTGCGCCGCCTCTTCGACTACCGTGCCCCGGCCGGTGTGCTGCGCGCCCAGCTGCATCCGGGGATGCGCCTGCGAGTGCCCTTCGGTCGCCGGGAAATGATCGGCATCCTGGTGGAAGTGGCGGATCACAGTGAAGTGCCGGCCGACAAGCTCAAGCCGGCCCTGGCCCTGCTGGACCCCACGCCACCGCTGCCCCCGGCCCTGTTCAAGCTGTGCCTGTGGACCGCCCAGTACTATCAGCACAGCCTCGGCGACACCCTGAGCTGGGCCTTGCCGGTGCTGCTGCGCCAGGGCGAGCTGGCCGAGGCCCGCCAGGAACGCTTCTGGTCGATAGCCCCCGGCGCCCGCCTGGATGACCCGCGCATCGCCCGCGCCCCGCGTCAGCGCGAAGCACTGGCCACCCTGGCCCAACACCCCCATGGCGTGCCCCACGCTCTGCTGAGCAAGCTGATGCTGAGCAAGGACAGCCTGGACCTGTTGCTGGCCAAGGATCTGGTGCAGGTAGAAGTGCGCAAGCACGCGCCAGGCGTGCGCCATGAACACTGGCTGGCCCAGCCCGAGCTGCCGCTCAACAGCGAGCAGCGCGCCGCCTACGAAGCGATCCGCGCCGGGTTCGACAGCTACCACGCCTTTCTTCTGGCCGGGGTCACTGGCAGCGGCAAGACCGAGGTCTACCTGCAGTTGATCCGCGAAACCCTCGAAGCCGGCAAACAGGCCCTGGTGCTGATCCCGGAGATCAACCTGGGGCCCCAAACCCTGGCGCGCTTCGAACAGCGCTTCAACGCCCGCATCGCCCTGCTGCACTCGGCGGTCAATGACCGCGAACGCCTGGATGCCTGGCTCGCCGCCCGGGATGGCGAGGCCGACATCATCATCGGCACCCGCTCAGCGCTGTTCACGCCGATGAAGAACCCCGGGCTGATCATCATCGATGAGGAGCACGACGGCTCTTACAAGCAGCAGGAAGGCCTGCGCTACCATGCCCGCGACCTAGCCCTGGTGCGCGCCCGCCAGGAAGACATCCCCATTGTCCTGGGCTCGGCCACACCGTCCCTGGAAAGCCTGCACAACGCCTACACCGGCCGCTATGGCCTGCTGCGCCTGAACGAGCGCGCCGGCGGCGCCAAGCAACCGCGCTTCCTGCGCCTGGATGTGAAGAGCCGCCCTCTGGACAGCGGCATTTCCGGCCCCATGCAGCAGGCCATCGGCCAGACCCTGGCCGCCGGCCAGCAAGTTCTGGTATTCCTCAACCGCCGCGGTTTCGCTCCGACCCTGCTCTGCCACGACTGCGGCTGGATGTCCGAATGCCAGCGCTGCGACGCCCGCATGACCGTGCACCAGCGCTCCGGCGAACTGCGTTGTCACCATTGCGGCCATGTGGAGCGAGTGCCCCGGCACTGCCCGCAATGCGGCAAGGTCGATCTGCGCCCCGTGGGCGCCGGCACCGAGCGCGCGGAAGAACGCCTGGGCATCCTGTTTCCCGACTACCCGGTACTACGGGTGGACCGCGACAGCACCTCGCGCAAAGACGCGATGAACCAGCTGTTCGCCACCATCCAGAAGGGGCATCCGTGCATCCTGGTGGGCACCCAGATGCTGGCCAAGGGACATCACTTCCCCCGGGTCACCTTGGTGTCGATCCTCGACGCCGACGGCGGCCTGTTTTCCGGGGACTTCCGCGCCAGCGAGCGCATGGCGCAGCTGATCGTCCAGGTCGCCGGGCGCGCCGGGCGTGCCGAGGAACCGGGCAAGGTGATCATCCAGACCCACCTCGCCGACCACCCGCTGCTGGTGCAACTGACCGAGCAGGGTTACTTCGCCTTCGCCGAACAGGCCCTGAGCGAGCGCCGCGCCGCCGGCCTGCCGCCCTTCGCCCATCTGGCCCTGCTGCGGGCCGAGGCCCACAAGCCGGGGCAAGCCGAAGGTTTTCTCGATGAGGCGTGCAGCGAGGCCGAGCGCCTGCTGGCGGAACAGAACCTGGGGGGCATCGAGTTGCTGGGGCCGGTTCCGGCGCCGATGGAGCGGCGCGCCGGGCGTTATCGTGCGCAGTTGCTGCTGCAAGCCAATGCCCGGGCACCGCTGCATCGACTGCTGAGCAGCTGGTTGCTGGTGCTGGAGCAGATGCCCAGCGGACGCCAGGTCCGCTGGTCGCTGGATGTGGACCCGGTGGATTTGTATTGA
- the rpmE gene encoding 50S ribosomal protein L31 translates to MKADIHPVYEAVTATCSCGNVIETRSTLAKPLSLDVCNECHPFYTGKQKTLDVGGRVDKFKSRFGAFGATKKA, encoded by the coding sequence ATGAAAGCCGATATCCATCCAGTATACGAAGCCGTTACCGCTACCTGCAGCTGCGGTAACGTCATCGAAACTCGCTCCACCCTGGCCAAGCCTCTGAGCCTGGACGTGTGCAACGAGTGCCACCCGTTCTACACCGGTAAGCAAAAGACTCTGGACGTTGGCGGTCGTGTCGACAAGTTCAAGTCGCGCTTCGGTGCTTTCGGCGCAACGAAAAAGGCCTGA
- a CDS encoding thermonuclease family protein: MKKASHVGAFFVSAIWLTAAQAFCPAPEGLIPAAVQRVVDGDTLRLKDGRSVRMIGLNAPELASRGRPAEPFAVAARQRLQRLVAQSGGRVGLLPGRERHDRHGRTLAHVYDVSGTNLEARLIAEGLAYQIAIVPNVALVACQQAAENHARRAGLGLWRRSAVLKAEQIRRSGFVVLEGRVSKVERNRGGVWITLRGAVVLRIAPNVLGRFDRQWLKGLSGRRIEARGWVLARSRSGGFRSSGAGWMLSLTDVSMLRLL, from the coding sequence ATGAAAAAGGCGTCCCATGTGGGCGCCTTTTTTGTGTCCGCGATTTGGCTGACCGCCGCCCAGGCGTTTTGCCCGGCCCCCGAGGGGCTGATTCCCGCAGCGGTCCAGCGGGTGGTGGATGGCGATACCCTGCGTCTCAAGGATGGTCGCAGCGTGCGCATGATCGGCCTCAATGCGCCGGAGCTGGCCAGTCGGGGGCGCCCGGCCGAGCCATTCGCGGTGGCGGCGCGGCAACGTTTGCAGCGCCTGGTGGCGCAGAGCGGTGGTCGGGTCGGCTTGTTGCCCGGGCGCGAGCGGCACGATCGCCATGGGCGGACGCTGGCCCATGTCTACGACGTCAGCGGGACCAATCTGGAAGCCCGGTTGATTGCCGAAGGGCTTGCCTATCAGATCGCCATCGTGCCGAACGTCGCTCTGGTCGCTTGTCAGCAGGCTGCGGAAAACCACGCGCGTCGAGCGGGGCTGGGCCTCTGGCGCCGTTCAGCTGTACTGAAAGCGGAGCAGATCCGCCGTTCCGGCTTTGTCGTGCTCGAGGGGCGTGTGAGCAAGGTCGAACGCAATCGTGGCGGGGTTTGGATCACATTGCGCGGTGCAGTTGTATTGCGTATTGCACCCAATGTTCTGGGACGTTTCGATCGTCAGTGGCTCAAGGGGCTTTCCGGGCGGCGGATCGAGGCTCGGGGCTGGGTGCTGGCACGTTCGCGTTCCGGCGGTTTCAGGTCGAGCGGGGCAGGCTGGATGTTGTCGCTGACTGACGTTTCCATGCTCAGACTTCTCTGA
- a CDS encoding malic enzyme-like NAD(P)-binding protein, which translates to MSDLKTAALEYHANPRPGKLSVELTKATATARDLALAYSPGVAEPVREIARDPELAYKYTGKGNLVAVISDGTAILGLGNLGPLASKPVMEGKGVLFKRFAGIDVFDIEVDSESPQAFIDTVKRISITFGGINLEDIKAPECFEIERALIEQCDIPVFHDDQHGTAIVTAAGMINALEIAGKTLADAKIVCLGAGAAAISCMKLLVSMGAQIENIFMVDRTGVIHAGRDDLNQYKAVFAHTTDKRTLADALQGADVFVGLSGPNLLSAEGLKSMAPNPIVFACSNPDPEIAPELAHATRDDVIMATGRSDYPNQVNNVLGFPFIFRGALDVRAKRINEEMKIAAANALRELAKLPVPQEVCDAYGGIKLEFGREYIIPKPMDARLITVISDAVAKAAIETGVATLPYPKNYPLKSVDDVFNG; encoded by the coding sequence ATGTCTGATTTGAAAACTGCCGCTCTCGAATATCATGCCAATCCTCGTCCAGGAAAGCTGAGTGTCGAGCTCACCAAGGCCACTGCTACCGCTCGTGATCTGGCGCTGGCCTACAGCCCCGGCGTAGCCGAGCCGGTACGCGAAATCGCTCGCGATCCGGAACTGGCCTACAAGTACACCGGCAAAGGCAACCTGGTTGCCGTCATTTCCGATGGCACCGCGATTCTCGGCCTGGGCAACCTCGGCCCACTGGCCTCCAAGCCGGTGATGGAAGGCAAGGGCGTGCTGTTCAAGCGTTTCGCCGGCATCGATGTATTCGACATCGAAGTCGATTCCGAAAGTCCGCAGGCTTTCATCGACACCGTCAAGCGCATCTCCATCACCTTCGGTGGCATCAACCTGGAAGACATCAAGGCGCCAGAGTGCTTTGAGATCGAACGTGCTCTGATCGAGCAGTGCGACATTCCGGTGTTCCACGATGACCAGCACGGCACCGCGATTGTGACCGCTGCCGGCATGATCAACGCCCTGGAAATCGCTGGCAAAACCCTGGCCGATGCCAAGATCGTCTGCCTGGGCGCCGGTGCGGCCGCCATCTCCTGCATGAAACTGCTGGTGAGCATGGGCGCACAGATCGAGAACATCTTCATGGTTGACCGTACCGGCGTTATCCACGCTGGCCGTGACGACCTGAACCAGTACAAGGCAGTCTTCGCCCACACCACCGACAAGCGCACCCTGGCCGACGCCCTGCAAGGCGCCGACGTGTTCGTCGGTCTGTCCGGTCCGAACCTGCTGAGCGCTGAAGGCCTGAAGTCGATGGCGCCGAATCCGATCGTGTTCGCCTGCTCGAACCCGGATCCGGAAATCGCTCCAGAGCTGGCTCACGCCACCCGTGACGACGTGATCATGGCCACCGGCCGTTCGGACTACCCGAACCAGGTGAACAACGTACTGGGCTTCCCGTTCATCTTCCGTGGTGCCCTGGACGTTCGCGCCAAGCGCATCAACGAAGAAATGAAGATCGCCGCGGCCAACGCCCTGCGTGAACTGGCCAAGCTGCCAGTGCCTCAGGAAGTGTGCGACGCCTACGGCGGCATCAAGCTGGAATTCGGTCGTGAGTACATCATTCCGAAGCCGATGGATGCCCGTCTGATCACCGTGATCTCCGATGCCGTGGCCAAGGCCGCTATCGAGACCGGCGTGGCGACCCTGCCGTATCCGAAGAACTACCCGCTCAAGAGCGTGGACGATGTGTTCAACGGCTAA
- a CDS encoding penicillin-binding protein 1A — protein MRLLKFFGWSIVAVFCGLLLALSGAFLYLSPGLPSVEALRSIQLQIPLRVYSSDGKLIAEFGEMRRTPIRFAEIPPNFINALLSAEDDNFANHYGVDPSSLMRAATQLVKSGHIQSGGSTITMQVAKNFFLSSERSFSRKTTEILLALQIERQLTKDEILELYVNKIYLGNRAYGIEAAAQVYYGKSIRDVSLAQMAMIAGLPKAPSRFNPLANPARSKERRDWILGRMYKLGKITEAAYTEAINEPLNASYHVPTPEVNAPYIAEMARAEMVGRYGSDAYTEGFRVTTTVPSDLQEMANTAVQEGLMTYDQRHGYRGPESRLPGKTHAAWATELTKQRTISSLEPAIVTQVEKNGLQVLTRNGEEHVAWESMKWARPFLNTNSMGAAPRQPADVAQVGDLIRVQRQADNSLKFSQVPVAQGALVTLDPQNGAIRALVGGFAFEQSNYNRAMQAKRQPGSSFKPFVYSAALDNGYTAASLVNDAPIVFVDEYLDKVWRPKNDTNTFLGPIRMREALYKSRNLVSIRLLQSMGVDHTIDYISKFGFNKQDLPRNLSLALGTATLTPMEIATGWSTFANGGYKITPYIIDKIESRNGELLFSANPPSVPTGNTASSGIAAPEHNFTVNTVAGENPVQAPVQTPAVAERIIDGRTTYILNSMLEDVIKLGTGRRALALGRSDLAGKTGTTNESKDAWFSGYNADYVTTVWTGFDQPESLGRREYGGTVALPIWMNFMGAALKGKPPHTQAEPEGILSLRVDPVSGRAATPGTPNAYFELFKSEDTPPSVNELGNGVAPGSPLPADEAAPIDLF, from the coding sequence ATTCGTCTGCTGAAGTTTTTCGGGTGGTCCATCGTCGCTGTGTTCTGCGGGCTGCTTCTCGCCCTCTCCGGTGCGTTTCTTTATCTTAGTCCCGGCCTTCCATCGGTTGAGGCCCTGAGAAGCATCCAGTTGCAGATTCCTCTGCGGGTGTACAGCAGCGACGGCAAGTTGATCGCAGAATTTGGCGAAATGCGCCGTACCCCCATACGTTTCGCCGAAATTCCACCCAACTTCATCAATGCGTTACTAAGTGCTGAAGACGACAACTTCGCTAACCATTACGGAGTTGACCCCAGCAGCCTGATGCGCGCCGCGACCCAGTTGGTCAAGAGCGGACACATCCAGTCCGGCGGCAGCACCATCACCATGCAGGTGGCGAAGAACTTCTTCCTCAGCAGCGAGCGCAGCTTTTCGCGCAAGACCACCGAGATTCTCCTGGCCCTGCAGATCGAGCGGCAGCTGACCAAAGACGAGATCCTCGAGCTGTACGTCAACAAGATCTACCTGGGCAACCGCGCCTACGGGATCGAGGCGGCAGCCCAGGTGTACTACGGCAAGTCCATTCGCGACGTGAGCCTGGCGCAGATGGCGATGATCGCCGGCCTGCCCAAGGCCCCTTCGCGCTTCAACCCGCTGGCCAATCCGGCGCGCAGCAAGGAGCGCCGCGACTGGATCCTCGGCCGCATGTACAAGCTGGGCAAGATCACCGAAGCGGCCTACACCGAAGCCATCAACGAGCCGCTGAACGCCAGCTACCACGTGCCGACGCCGGAAGTGAACGCGCCGTACATCGCCGAGATGGCCCGCGCCGAGATGGTCGGCCGTTATGGCAGCGACGCTTATACCGAAGGTTTCCGCGTCACCACCACCGTGCCCAGCGACCTGCAGGAGATGGCCAATACCGCGGTCCAGGAAGGCCTGATGACCTACGACCAGCGCCACGGCTACCGTGGTCCTGAGTCGCGCCTGCCCGGCAAGACCCATGCCGCCTGGGCCACAGAGTTGACCAAGCAGCGGACCATCAGCAGCCTGGAACCGGCGATCGTCACTCAGGTCGAGAAGAACGGCCTACAGGTGCTGACCCGCAACGGCGAGGAACATGTGGCCTGGGAGAGCATGAAATGGGCCCGGCCGTTCCTCAACACCAACAGCATGGGCGCCGCTCCTCGCCAGCCGGCGGACGTGGCCCAGGTCGGCGACCTGATTCGCGTGCAGCGCCAGGCGGACAACTCCCTGAAGTTCAGCCAGGTCCCGGTCGCCCAGGGCGCCCTGGTGACCCTGGACCCGCAAAACGGTGCGATCCGCGCCCTGGTCGGTGGCTTTGCCTTCGAGCAGAGCAACTACAACCGCGCGATGCAAGCCAAGCGCCAGCCCGGCTCGAGCTTCAAGCCGTTCGTCTATAGCGCGGCCCTGGACAATGGCTACACCGCGGCCAGCCTGGTCAACGACGCGCCGATCGTGTTCGTCGACGAGTACCTGGACAAGGTCTGGCGGCCGAAGAACGACACCAACACCTTCCTCGGCCCGATCCGCATGCGCGAAGCGCTGTACAAGTCGCGCAACCTGGTGTCGATCCGCCTGCTCCAGAGCATGGGCGTGGACCACACCATCGACTACATCAGCAAGTTCGGCTTCAACAAGCAGGACCTGCCGCGCAACCTGTCCCTGGCCCTGGGCACCGCGACCCTGACCCCCATGGAGATCGCCACCGGCTGGAGCACCTTTGCCAACGGCGGCTACAAGATCACCCCGTACATCATCGACAAGATCGAAAGCCGCAACGGCGAGCTGCTGTTCAGCGCCAACCCGCCCAGCGTCCCCACCGGGAACACCGCCAGCAGCGGCATCGCGGCGCCAGAGCACAACTTCACGGTCAACACCGTGGCCGGCGAAAACCCGGTACAGGCTCCGGTACAGACGCCCGCCGTCGCCGAACGGATCATCGACGGACGCACCACCTACATCCTCAACAGCATGCTCGAGGACGTGATCAAGCTGGGTACCGGGCGCCGAGCCCTGGCCCTGGGCCGTTCGGACCTGGCCGGCAAGACCGGTACCACCAACGAGTCCAAGGACGCCTGGTTCTCCGGCTACAACGCCGACTACGTGACCACGGTCTGGACCGGTTTCGACCAGCCGGAAAGCCTCGGACGTCGCGAATACGGCGGCACGGTGGCCCTGCCGATCTGGATGAACTTCATGGGCGCCGCCCTCAAGGGCAAGCCGCCGCACACCCAGGCCGAACCGGAAGGCATCCTCAGCCTGCGGGTCGACCCGGTCAGCGGCCGCGCCGCCACCCCGGGCACACCGAATGCCTACTTCGAGCTGTTCAAGAGTGAAGACACCCCACCCTCGGTCAACGAGCTGGGCAATGGCGTCGCACCGGGCAGCCCGCTGCCGGCGGACGAAGCGGCGCCGATCGACCTCTTCTAA
- the pilM gene encoding type IV pilus assembly protein PilM, with product MLGVFSRKSSSLLGIDIGATSVRLLSLSREGRGYRVEAYARQDLAPDSFLESGGVDAEAQAVALCQAWRTSGSRLKAAAVAVPGEAVISKLIDMPAELDEAELEYQLSLEAGQYIPYPLEEVATDFEVQGRVPGNPRRVQVLLVACRHETVEAREALLARAGLTPQVVESAPLALERCLALLTAQSPAATQSAVALLDVGSGVSSFSVMRDRRIIYSREQLFGSRQLTQVLGQRFSLTLDQALRAERQGGLPSVCLEEALRPFEQDLLHNVQRALQQFSESPQRQPVQWLLLAGEGMRLAGLERRIEQQLGIATALANPFVGMSVGPRVDAQALAEQAPELLLACGLALRGFD from the coding sequence GTGCTTGGAGTCTTCAGCAGAAAGTCGAGTTCCCTGTTGGGGATCGATATCGGCGCCACATCGGTCAGGCTCCTGTCTTTGAGCCGGGAGGGCCGGGGCTACCGGGTCGAGGCGTATGCCCGGCAAGACCTGGCACCCGACTCATTTCTCGAATCGGGCGGTGTCGACGCCGAGGCGCAGGCCGTGGCGTTATGCCAGGCCTGGCGCACAAGCGGCAGTCGCCTCAAGGCGGCCGCGGTGGCGGTGCCCGGTGAAGCGGTGATCAGCAAACTGATCGACATGCCGGCGGAACTGGATGAAGCGGAGTTGGAGTACCAGCTCAGTCTGGAAGCGGGCCAGTACATTCCCTATCCCCTGGAAGAGGTGGCCACCGACTTTGAGGTGCAGGGCAGGGTGCCGGGCAATCCCCGGCGGGTCCAGGTGTTGCTGGTGGCCTGTCGCCACGAGACGGTCGAAGCCCGGGAGGCGCTGCTGGCCCGGGCCGGCCTGACGCCGCAGGTGGTGGAGAGCGCACCCCTGGCCCTGGAGCGTTGCCTGGCGCTGTTGACGGCGCAGAGTCCGGCGGCCACGCAGTCTGCGGTGGCGCTGTTGGACGTGGGGTCGGGCGTCAGCAGTTTCAGTGTGATGCGCGACCGGCGAATCATTTACAGCCGCGAGCAGCTGTTCGGTAGTCGGCAGCTGACCCAGGTCCTTGGGCAGCGTTTCTCGTTGACCCTGGATCAGGCGCTGCGAGCCGAGCGCCAGGGAGGTTTGCCGTCAGTCTGTCTCGAGGAGGCGCTGCGGCCCTTTGAGCAGGACTTGCTGCACAACGTCCAGCGCGCCTTGCAACAGTTCTCCGAGTCGCCACAGCGGCAACCGGTGCAGTGGTTGCTGCTGGCTGGCGAGGGCATGCGCCTTGCCGGGCTGGAGCGGCGGATCGAACAGCAACTGGGGATAGCCACGGCCCTTGCCAATCCGTTCGTCGGCATGAGTGTCGGGCCCCGGGTCGATGCCCAGGCGCTCGCCGAACAGGCGCCTGAGCTGCTGCTGGCCTGCGGTCTGGCCCTGAGAGGGTTCGACTGA
- a CDS encoding PilN domain-containing protein — protein MARINFLPWREAARAQQQRRFLQIVAVILLLGLGLVLLIDVGIERVSARQQARNQYLEQANVDLDQQIAAVRELKAQRQQLLERMQVIEALQDSRSTRVRMFQELTRSVPDGLHFTEVDLQGQNLSISGVAQANGRISDLLRNLQATAGFAAPSLAEVKKTSEVQPQPSHLFRLSVGLMPPLPEETKR, from the coding sequence ATGGCCCGGATCAACTTTCTTCCCTGGCGGGAAGCTGCGCGGGCGCAGCAACAGCGGCGCTTTTTGCAGATAGTGGCAGTCATCCTGCTGCTGGGCTTGGGGCTGGTGCTGCTGATTGATGTCGGCATCGAGCGCGTGAGTGCTCGGCAGCAGGCCCGCAACCAGTACCTGGAGCAGGCGAACGTGGACCTGGATCAGCAGATCGCCGCTGTTCGCGAGCTCAAGGCTCAACGCCAGCAACTGCTTGAGCGCATGCAGGTTATCGAGGCCCTGCAAGACAGCCGCTCGACCCGGGTACGGATGTTCCAGGAGTTGACCCGCAGCGTGCCCGATGGCCTGCATTTCACCGAAGTCGATCTGCAGGGGCAGAACTTGAGTATCAGTGGAGTTGCCCAGGCCAATGGCCGGATCTCCGATTTGCTGCGCAATCTGCAGGCGACCGCAGGATTTGCCGCTCCCAGCCTGGCCGAAGTGAAAAAGACCAGCGAGGTGCAGCCGCAGCCGAGCCATCTGTTTCGGCTCAGTGTCGGGTTGATGCCGCCGCTGCCTGAGGAGACGAAGCGATGA
- a CDS encoding type 4a pilus biogenesis protein PilO has translation MRPSGWLAQLRGTDLRELELSNLGSWPAPLRALTAALLLLVILAAGYGLYLSPHLRQLQQVRHEETRLKQQFASKARQVANLELYRAQLAALRSRFEQLLHQLPSDGEVPGLLEDISRLGLGSGLALEEIKLQPPVPRPFYVELPIQITVTGGYHDLATFVSGVAGLPRIVTLHDFQLRPLEAGDPARLRLSIGARTYSYDSPEPHS, from the coding sequence ATGAGGCCGAGCGGGTGGCTGGCGCAGCTGCGTGGCACCGATTTGCGAGAGCTGGAGCTGAGCAACCTCGGCTCCTGGCCTGCGCCGTTGAGGGCGCTGACGGCGGCCTTGCTTCTGCTGGTGATCCTGGCAGCAGGTTACGGCCTTTACCTGAGCCCTCATCTGCGGCAACTGCAGCAGGTGCGTCACGAAGAAACCCGCCTCAAGCAGCAGTTCGCCAGCAAGGCTCGGCAAGTGGCCAATCTCGAGCTGTATCGGGCGCAGCTCGCGGCCCTGCGCAGCCGTTTCGAGCAGTTGCTGCATCAGTTGCCCAGCGACGGCGAAGTCCCGGGGTTGCTTGAAGACATCAGTCGCCTGGGCTTGGGCAGCGGTCTGGCGCTCGAAGAGATCAAGTTGCAACCGCCCGTACCGCGTCCGTTTTATGTCGAGCTGCCGATCCAGATCACGGTGACAGGTGGCTATCACGATCTGGCGACCTTCGTCAGCGGCGTCGCCGGGCTGCCGCGAATCGTTACCTTGCATGATTTTCAGCTCAGGCCCCTGGAAGCGGGTGATCCTGCGCGCTTGCGCTTGAGCATCGGGGCGCGAACCTACAGCTACGACAGCCCGGAACCGCACTCATGA
- a CDS encoding pilus assembly protein PilP, whose translation MKAWCWLMWACFGLGLCGCEGAADFAETQAFMKQMRRQAPEPIEPLPVVRSSPAFTYDASGLRSPFQPPQSVERVERRWSEQAVRPDPQRPRQYLEGFDIERLQMVGTMSGTSASFALLRSAEGVHRLQIGDYLGRSEGRIVAISESRVEVLEIVADGAGGWQERPRTLLLKKHSQVESAQ comes from the coding sequence ATGAAGGCCTGGTGCTGGCTGATGTGGGCCTGCTTTGGTCTGGGCTTGTGCGGGTGCGAGGGGGCCGCCGACTTCGCTGAAACCCAGGCTTTTATGAAGCAGATGCGCCGGCAAGCGCCGGAGCCGATTGAGCCGCTGCCGGTTGTCCGCTCCAGCCCCGCTTTCACCTATGACGCCAGTGGGCTGCGCAGCCCGTTCCAGCCCCCGCAGAGCGTCGAACGCGTCGAGCGTCGATGGAGCGAGCAGGCAGTCCGGCCGGATCCGCAGCGACCCCGGCAGTATCTGGAGGGCTTTGATATCGAGCGGTTGCAGATGGTCGGAACCATGTCCGGCACCAGCGCCAGCTTCGCCCTGTTGCGCAGTGCCGAGGGTGTCCACCGGTTGCAGATCGGCGACTACCTGGGGCGAAGCGAAGGTCGGATCGTGGCGATCAGCGAGTCACGGGTCGAGGTGTTGGAAATTGTTGCCGATGGGGCGGGGGGCTGGCAGGAACGACCACGGACGCTGCTGCTGAAAAAACACTCTCAGGTGGAGTCTGCACAATGA
- the aroK gene encoding shikimate kinase AroK, whose product MRNLILVGPMGAGKSTIGRLLAKELRLPFKDSDKEIELRTGANIPWIFDKEGEPGFRDREQAMIAELCGTDGVVLATGGGAVMREANRRALHAGGRVVYLHASVEQQVGRTARDRNRPLLRTADPAKTLRDLLEVRDPLYREIADLVVETDERPPRMVVLDILERLQQLPPR is encoded by the coding sequence GTGCGAAATTTGATTCTTGTTGGGCCGATGGGGGCTGGAAAAAGCACCATAGGCCGCTTACTGGCCAAAGAGCTGCGCCTGCCATTCAAAGATTCCGATAAGGAAATTGAACTGCGTACAGGCGCGAACATCCCGTGGATCTTCGATAAGGAAGGCGAACCGGGCTTTCGCGATCGCGAGCAGGCAATGATCGCCGAGCTCTGTGGCACCGACGGCGTAGTGCTGGCCACCGGTGGTGGCGCGGTCATGCGCGAGGCCAATCGTCGGGCACTGCATGCCGGCGGACGAGTGGTCTATCTGCATGCCTCGGTGGAGCAACAGGTTGGTCGGACTGCCAGGGACCGCAATCGTCCCTTGCTGCGCACCGCCGATCCGGCCAAGACCCTGCGCGACTTGCTGGAAGTCCGCGATCCGCTTTATCGGGAAATCGCCGATCTGGTGGTGGAAACCGATGAGCGGCCGCCGCGAATGGTGGTGCTGGACATCCTGGAGCGCCTGCAGCAGCTGCCACCCCGTTAA